From Alphaproteobacteria bacterium, a single genomic window includes:
- a CDS encoding SDR family oxidoreductase, with the protein MTKIVLITGASRGIGAACARLLARQGYAVAINYAGNSEAAATVAADILNAGGTAIAVKADVADPDAVETLFQTVDRELGPLTHLVNNAGVITERGRFEDMRRETVDRMLAVNVKGYVYPTQQAIRRMSTRHGGQGGVICNISSGSAHRGSPNNSVLYAMTKGAVNSLTIGLSQELVADGIRVNTVSPGLIATDMPGPDELARRVPGLPMKRAGTPEEIAQGVAYLLSDAASYTSGANLRIAGGLP; encoded by the coding sequence ATGACCAAAATCGTCCTCATCACCGGGGCCAGCCGCGGCATCGGCGCCGCCTGCGCGCGCCTGCTGGCGCGCCAGGGCTATGCCGTCGCCATCAACTATGCCGGCAATTCCGAGGCCGCCGCCACGGTCGCCGCCGACATCCTGAACGCCGGCGGCACCGCCATCGCCGTCAAGGCCGACGTCGCCGATCCGGACGCGGTCGAAACCCTGTTCCAGACCGTGGACCGGGAGCTGGGCCCCCTCACCCATCTGGTCAACAATGCCGGCGTCATCACCGAGCGCGGCCGGTTCGAGGATATGCGCCGCGAAACCGTGGACCGGATGCTGGCGGTCAACGTCAAGGGCTATGTCTATCCGACCCAGCAGGCGATCCGGCGCATGAGCACCCGGCATGGCGGCCAGGGCGGCGTGATCTGCAACATTTCCAGCGGCTCCGCCCATCGCGGCTCGCCGAACAATTCGGTGCTCTATGCCATGACCAAGGGGGCGGTGAACTCGCTCACCATCGGGCTTTCCCAGGAATTGGTGGCCGACGGCATCCGCGTGAACACGGTGTCGCCCGGCCTGATCGCCACCGACATGCCGGGCCCGGACGAACTGGCCCGCCGCGTGCCCGGCCTGCCGATGAAACGGGCGGGCACGCCGGAGGAAATCGCCCAGGGCGTCGCCTATCTGCTCTCGGACGCCGCCAGCTACACCAGCGGCGCCAATCTGCGCATCGCCGGCGGCCTGCCCTGA
- a CDS encoding PhoH family protein, with product MGKKAARQQVTHLEEVRQHQEFLETRFLENGERSAGGAWDPLATVDRQRDRRYVRHVRPMSDNQRLLMEAVAEHSLTFAIGPAGTGKTYLAIAQAVEALEKGAVGRIVLTRPAVEAGENLGFLPGALEDKLDPYLRPLFDALGERLGGKRLRQLMGDGTIEIAPVAYMRGRTLNNAFIVVDEAQNCTYQQIKMLLTRLGWHSTMVVTGDPEQTDLLPELSGLAEIAGRLDALERIAVVRMTREDVVRHPLVGEMLEVL from the coding sequence ATGGGCAAGAAAGCGGCACGTCAGCAGGTCACGCACCTGGAAGAGGTGCGCCAGCACCAGGAATTCCTGGAAACCCGCTTTCTGGAGAATGGCGAGCGCTCGGCCGGTGGAGCGTGGGACCCGCTCGCCACCGTCGACCGGCAGCGCGACCGCCGCTATGTGCGCCATGTGCGGCCCATGTCCGACAACCAGCGCCTGTTGATGGAGGCGGTGGCCGAGCACAGCCTGACCTTCGCCATCGGCCCGGCCGGCACCGGCAAGACCTATCTCGCCATCGCCCAGGCGGTGGAGGCGCTGGAAAAGGGTGCGGTCGGCCGCATCGTGCTGACCCGCCCGGCGGTGGAGGCGGGCGAGAATCTGGGCTTCCTGCCTGGCGCGCTGGAGGACAAGCTCGACCCTTATCTGCGGCCGTTGTTCGACGCGCTCGGCGAGCGCCTGGGCGGCAAGCGGCTGCGGCAGTTGATGGGCGACGGCACTATCGAGATCGCGCCGGTCGCCTATATGCGCGGCCGCACCCTCAACAACGCCTTCATCGTCGTCGACGAGGCGCAGAACTGCACCTACCAGCAGATCAAGATGCTACTGACCCGGCTCGGCTGGCACTCGACCATGGTGGTGACAGGCGACCCGGAACAGACCGACCTGCTGCCGGAACTCTCGGGCCTGGCCGAGATCGCCGGCCGGCTGGACGCGCTGGAGCGCATCGCCGTCGTCCGCATGACCCGCGAGGACGTGGTGCGTCACCCGCTGGTGGGGGAAATGCTGGAAGTGTTATGA
- a CDS encoding flavin reductase family protein — protein sequence MSHYFIEDPREHGLKFNPFKALIAPRPIAWVSTVSAKGVVNLAPYSFFNAVSDAPPMIVFAPNNPRPGGGAKDTLANLEQTGEFVVNLCNFDLREAMNQTSAHVDPDVDEFELAGLTKADCHHVKVPRVAEAPAALECKFLFRTRLPSWHAKVENNVVFGEVKGIHIAEAILKDGLVDMAAYQPLARLGYMDYSVVREVFSMDRPDGDLASYESSKRARRAAE from the coding sequence ATGTCGCACTATTTCATCGAAGACCCGCGCGAGCACGGCCTGAAGTTCAATCCGTTCAAGGCCCTGATCGCGCCGCGCCCGATCGCCTGGGTCTCGACCGTCAGCGCCAAGGGGGTGGTGAATCTGGCGCCGTACAGCTTTTTCAACGCAGTGAGCGATGCCCCGCCAATGATCGTGTTCGCGCCCAACAATCCGCGACCGGGCGGCGGTGCCAAGGACACGCTCGCCAACCTGGAGCAGACCGGCGAATTCGTGGTCAATCTCTGCAATTTCGACCTGCGCGAGGCGATGAACCAGACCTCGGCCCATGTCGACCCCGACGTGGACGAGTTCGAACTGGCCGGCCTGACCAAGGCCGACTGCCATCACGTCAAGGTGCCGCGCGTGGCCGAGGCGCCGGCGGCGCTGGAATGCAAGTTCCTGTTCCGCACCCGGCTGCCCTCCTGGCACGCCAAGGTCGAGAACAATGTGGTGTTCGGCGAGGTCAAGGGCATCCACATCGCCGAGGCCATCCTGAAGGACGGGCTGGTCGACATGGCCGCCTACCAGCCGCTCGCCCGCCTGGGCTATATGGATTATTCGGTGGTGCGCGAGGTGTTCTCCATGGATCGCCCGGACGGCGACCTCGCCTCCTACGAAAGCTCGAAGCGGGCCCGCCGCGCGGCGGAATAA